One window from the genome of Alkalihalobacillus sp. LMS6 encodes:
- a CDS encoding S8 family peptidase → MNKKMGKIVAGTALIISVAFSSSIAQAAEEAKEKYLIGFNEEEAMSQFVDQIDGDEVSISAQSEDVEIDLLHEFDFIPVLSVELDPNDVDALELDPSISYIEEDAEMTTMQTVPWGINRVQAPVAQSRGFTGTGVRVAVLDTGISNHSDLRIRGGASFVPGEPNISDGNGHGTHVAGTIAALNNSIGVLGVAPNVDLYGVKVLGANGSGSISGIAQGLQWAANNGMHVANMSLGSSSGSATMEQAVNQATASGVLVVAASGNSGAANVGFPARYANAMAVGATDQNNNRASFSQYGAGLDIVAPGVGVQSTVPGNGYSSFNGTSMATPHVSGVAALVKQKNPSWSNVQIRNHLKNTATSLGNTNQFGSGLVNAEAATR, encoded by the coding sequence TTGAATAAGAAAATGGGGAAAATTGTAGCCGGAACAGCTCTAATCATATCTGTAGCATTTAGTTCATCTATCGCTCAAGCGGCAGAAGAAGCAAAGGAAAAATACCTCATTGGCTTCAACGAAGAAGAAGCGATGTCACAATTTGTTGATCAAATTGACGGCGATGAGGTTTCCATCTCTGCACAATCAGAAGATGTAGAAATTGATCTCCTTCATGAATTTGATTTTATCCCTGTTTTATCTGTTGAACTCGATCCTAACGACGTGGATGCATTAGAACTCGATCCTTCCATCTCTTATATTGAAGAAGATGCGGAAATGACAACAATGCAGACGGTGCCTTGGGGCATTAATCGTGTACAAGCTCCCGTAGCACAAAGTCGAGGTTTCACTGGTACAGGCGTTCGAGTAGCTGTATTGGATACGGGGATTTCAAATCACTCTGATTTAAGAATCCGCGGTGGAGCAAGCTTTGTTCCAGGAGAACCAAACATTAGCGATGGAAATGGCCACGGGACACATGTGGCTGGTACGATTGCTGCGTTAAACAACTCAATTGGTGTACTTGGCGTGGCACCAAACGTTGATTTATACGGGGTTAAAGTATTAGGAGCAAATGGTTCAGGTTCAATTAGTGGAATTGCTCAAGGGTTACAGTGGGCTGCAAATAACGGCATGCATGTTGCCAACATGAGCTTAGGTAGTAGCTCTGGTAGTGCAACGATGGAACAAGCGGTTAACCAAGCTACAGCAAGTGGCGTATTAGTCGTTGCTGCTTCTGGTAACTCTGGTGCAGCAAATGTTGGATTCCCAGCTCGTTATGCGAATGCAATGGCAGTAGGGGCGACGGATCAAAACAATAACCGTGCAAGCTTCTCACAATACGGCGCAGGGCTTGATATTGTTGCTCCTGGTGTAGGCGTTCAAAGTACAGTTCCTGGTAACGGCTACTCAAGCTTTAACGGCACGTCTATGGCTACACCTCACGTTTCGGGTGTTGCTGCACTAGTGAAACAAAAGAACCCTTCTTGGTCGAATGTTCAAATCCGTAACCACCTTAAAAACACAGCAACAAGCTTAGGCAACACAAATCAATTTGGTAGTGGTCTTGTAAACGCTGAGGCTGCAACTCGTTAA
- the hflX gene encoding GTPase HflX — translation MIETHTRTIQDIIVVGVERQEDEHFQYGMEELENLAKALDLNPVASLSQKLRTPNQTTYIGSGKVNELSRLVETCDVNLVIFNDELSPSQIRNLEKELEVTVYDRTMLILDIFGERAKTNEAQLQVEIARLKYLLPRLVGMRASLSRQGGSGSGLANRGAGETKLELDRRKIESRISALEKDLEMIVDRRQTQRQKRKNEGIPVVALVGYTNAGKSSLLNAIVSDKNDKHVFEKDMLFATLDTSVRRVEYKKNLPFLLADTVGFVSKLPTHLVKAFRSTLEEAREADLLLHVVDYSSDSYKEMMKTTENTLKELEIDQPSVTVFNKIDRTTHTGGATKTDERFISAKEGTGINELIETIQTRVFQHFIQEELFIPFNESKAFAYVNEHTHVLNQTENETGWHVKTFMHEKHSAALSAYKQ, via the coding sequence ATGATTGAAACACATACAAGAACTATCCAAGATATCATTGTCGTTGGTGTAGAACGGCAAGAAGACGAACATTTTCAATATGGAATGGAAGAGCTTGAGAATTTGGCGAAAGCGCTCGATTTAAACCCGGTTGCTTCATTGTCGCAGAAACTTCGTACACCCAATCAAACGACGTATATTGGTAGTGGGAAAGTCAATGAACTCTCAAGGTTAGTCGAGACATGTGACGTAAATTTAGTCATTTTTAATGATGAGCTTTCGCCTTCGCAAATTCGAAACTTAGAGAAAGAGCTTGAAGTGACGGTTTATGATCGAACAATGCTCATATTAGATATATTTGGCGAGCGTGCGAAAACGAATGAGGCACAGCTTCAAGTTGAAATCGCACGACTTAAATATTTGTTGCCTCGACTTGTAGGCATGCGCGCATCATTAAGTAGGCAAGGGGGAAGTGGATCGGGCTTAGCAAACCGTGGAGCTGGTGAAACAAAGCTTGAACTTGATCGAAGAAAGATTGAAAGTCGCATAAGCGCGTTAGAGAAAGATCTTGAAATGATTGTTGATCGTCGACAGACGCAACGGCAAAAGCGTAAAAATGAAGGCATTCCTGTTGTAGCACTAGTAGGCTACACGAATGCTGGAAAATCCTCATTGTTAAATGCGATCGTATCGGACAAAAATGACAAGCATGTATTTGAGAAAGATATGCTGTTTGCTACACTCGATACATCTGTACGACGTGTTGAATATAAGAAAAATTTACCGTTCTTACTTGCTGATACAGTCGGTTTTGTTTCCAAATTACCCACTCATTTAGTTAAAGCATTTCGCTCAACGTTAGAGGAAGCGAGAGAAGCAGATTTACTTCTTCACGTTGTTGATTATTCGAGTGATTCTTATAAGGAAATGATGAAAACAACAGAAAACACATTAAAAGAACTTGAGATTGATCAACCGTCTGTTACCGTCTTTAACAAAATTGATCGTACTACTCATACAGGCGGGGCAACGAAAACAGATGAACGGTTTATATCGGCTAAAGAAGGAACGGGAATAAATGAATTAATTGAAACGATTCAAACCCGAGTCTTTCAGCACTTCATACAAGAAGAACTCTTTATCCCGTTTAATGAAAGTAAAGCATTTGCATATGTAAATGAGCATACCCACGTTCTTAATCAAACGGAAAATGAAACGGGATGGCACGTGAAAACATTTATGCATGAAAAGCATAGTGCGGCATTGTCAGCATATAAACAGTAA
- a CDS encoding alpha/beta fold hydrolase — MRLEHRMIEANGYHFHAVCAGPKDGELVLMLHGFPEFWYGFRHQITELAKNGYYVVVPDQRGYNESDKPQTIESYTLDELRDDCEAMIDFFNREQAIVIGHDWGGAVAWHLAATRPNRVKKLIPVNIPHPADMPKGMVKNPTQFVRSLYMVFFQLPYLPEKVLKTDAFTYMAKGLKWTGRHGAFDKEDLEHYRTAWLQPGAIKAMLNWYRAVRIDFRHGWKALDFNIDVPTTILWGLDDPFLSKTLAKESLKRCTQGELIYIGDATHWVHHEYPSIINHLILKSLSKNESQSEQVLSD; from the coding sequence GTGCGGCTTGAACATCGTATGATCGAAGCAAACGGTTATCACTTTCATGCTGTTTGTGCGGGACCTAAAGATGGAGAACTTGTCTTAATGTTACACGGATTTCCAGAGTTTTGGTATGGATTTAGACATCAAATAACTGAGCTTGCCAAGAATGGTTATTATGTTGTTGTACCCGACCAAAGAGGCTATAACGAAAGCGATAAACCTCAGACGATTGAATCGTATACACTTGATGAATTGAGAGATGACTGTGAAGCGATGATTGACTTTTTTAACAGAGAGCAAGCGATTGTTATTGGGCATGACTGGGGCGGTGCGGTTGCTTGGCATTTAGCAGCTACAAGACCAAATCGTGTGAAAAAACTCATTCCAGTAAATATTCCTCATCCTGCTGATATGCCAAAAGGAATGGTGAAAAATCCGACTCAGTTTGTTCGAAGTTTGTATATGGTATTTTTCCAATTGCCGTATTTGCCAGAGAAAGTATTGAAGACAGATGCTTTTACGTACATGGCGAAAGGGTTAAAGTGGACAGGTCGTCATGGTGCGTTTGACAAAGAGGACTTGGAGCATTACCGAACAGCTTGGTTACAGCCAGGGGCGATCAAAGCGATGTTAAATTGGTATCGAGCAGTACGAATTGATTTTCGCCACGGATGGAAGGCGCTTGACTTTAACATCGATGTGCCGACGACAATCCTTTGGGGGCTGGATGACCCATTCCTTTCAAAAACGCTAGCGAAAGAAAGCTTGAAACGTTGTACACAAGGAGAACTTATTTATATTGGGGATGCGACGCATTGGGTTCACCATGAATACCCTAGCATCATTAATCATCTAATACTAAAGAGCCTAAGCAAAAACGAGTCTCAATCGGAACAAGTACTGAGCGACTAG
- a CDS encoding TerC family protein, whose product MDAALLLEYSWVLLVLIALEGILAADNALVLAIMVKHLPDKERKKALFYGLAGAFVFRLASLFVISFLVDVWQVQALGAAYLLFIALNHLFRKHVVKKQEQAAGITKVKKGSGFWTTVFKVEIADIAFAVDSILAAVALATALTPTGLGTVGSMDVGQFVVVFLGGFIGLLIMRFAASKFVVLLQKRPGLETAAFIIVGWVGVKLAVQVLAHDAIGVIPHEFPHSTGWKLFFYSVLVLIVLGGWFLSKKPSEGEEAKSEIEKRAENKVEG is encoded by the coding sequence ATGGATGCAGCTTTATTATTAGAATACAGCTGGGTATTACTTGTTCTTATTGCTTTAGAAGGGATTCTTGCCGCAGATAATGCACTTGTTTTAGCTATTATGGTGAAACATTTACCCGACAAGGAACGTAAAAAAGCCCTGTTTTACGGGTTAGCTGGTGCATTCGTTTTCCGATTAGCTTCGTTATTTGTCATTTCATTCTTAGTGGATGTTTGGCAAGTTCAAGCACTCGGTGCCGCATACTTATTATTTATTGCGTTAAATCATTTGTTCCGAAAACATGTCGTCAAAAAACAAGAGCAAGCCGCTGGAATCACGAAAGTAAAAAAAGGCAGTGGGTTCTGGACAACGGTATTTAAAGTAGAGATTGCAGACATTGCCTTCGCAGTGGATTCAATCTTAGCTGCTGTCGCGCTTGCAACTGCACTAACACCTACAGGACTTGGAACCGTAGGAAGTATGGACGTTGGGCAGTTTGTCGTTGTTTTCTTAGGCGGATTTATCGGCCTTCTAATCATGCGTTTTGCTGCTTCAAAATTTGTGGTGCTTTTACAAAAACGACCTGGGCTTGAAACAGCGGCTTTCATTATTGTTGGCTGGGTAGGTGTAAAACTCGCTGTGCAAGTCCTGGCTCACGATGCGATAGGTGTTATTCCGCATGAATTTCCACACTCGACAGGTTGGAAACTATTCTTCTACAGTGTACTTGTCTTAATCGTACTTGGTGGGTGGTTCCTATCTAAGAAACCGAGCGAGGGAGAAGAAGCGAAATCGGAAATCGAAAAACGAGCAGAAAATAAAGTCGAAGGATAA
- the tenA gene encoding thiaminase II, which translates to MSFSNELRQKANPVFEAILQHPFVQGIGKGTLEPEALIHYVKQDFEYLNTFMQIYGLAINKSTSRDDIAMFNEQISFILHSEIHPHNNFCQVAGVAYEDLHHEPLAPTAHHYTRHMLDVAQTGSLADVLAVLLPCPWTYQVIGDYLYETFKPEEDHPFYDWISFYRSGGEMSVTAIFCNRLDELAQEATAAQKQDMLDHFLKSCQLEYAFWEMAYTKESWPVSLEAVT; encoded by the coding sequence ATGAGTTTTAGTAACGAATTAAGACAGAAAGCAAACCCCGTATTTGAAGCGATTCTTCAGCACCCATTTGTTCAAGGCATCGGGAAAGGTACGCTCGAACCTGAAGCTTTAATCCACTACGTCAAACAAGACTTTGAGTACTTAAACACGTTTATGCAAATTTATGGATTAGCGATTAACAAAAGCACATCAAGAGACGATATTGCCATGTTTAATGAGCAAATTTCGTTTATTCTCCACAGCGAAATTCACCCGCATAATAATTTCTGCCAAGTTGCAGGGGTTGCTTATGAAGACTTGCACCACGAGCCATTAGCACCAACTGCACATCATTATACAAGGCATATGCTTGATGTTGCTCAAACGGGGTCATTAGCAGACGTTTTAGCTGTGCTACTCCCCTGCCCTTGGACTTATCAAGTGATTGGCGATTATTTATACGAAACCTTCAAGCCCGAAGAGGATCATCCGTTTTACGATTGGATTTCCTTTTACCGTTCCGGCGGTGAGATGAGCGTTACAGCCATTTTTTGTAATCGTCTTGATGAACTTGCGCAGGAAGCAACCGCAGCTCAAAAACAAGACATGCTTGATCATTTCTTGAAAAGCTGCCAATTAGAATACGCCTTTTGGGAAATGGCGTATACAAAAGAATCATGGCCTGTGTCGCTTGAGGCTGTTACATGA
- a CDS encoding TasA family protein: MKKKALKLSLLGTAFAGALVFTATSTGSFAWFTDSVEATGEIQGGTLELNNGEDINGSIVEASNFAPSQLIFGDWLSVENTGTLDTHLQATYAHNVNLEVPIDAYKVGYIALKYTVAPGRDVYEDAQYRLDQLFNGVTNEVQTFSAASNAGSDDVEVLVALVDESDYDQNTGELFLGDGAQSGTDNEFWQLDEGQYIDLNFGVKLDANAGNEYQGAVYQAVLEVLAKQTDNGSEY, translated from the coding sequence ATGAAAAAGAAAGCACTTAAACTCTCATTACTAGGTACCGCATTTGCAGGAGCGTTAGTTTTTACAGCGACATCAACAGGCTCATTTGCCTGGTTCACGGATTCAGTGGAAGCAACTGGCGAAATTCAAGGGGGAACCTTAGAATTAAACAATGGTGAAGACATCAATGGATCGATTGTCGAAGCGTCAAACTTTGCGCCATCTCAGCTCATCTTTGGGGATTGGTTGTCTGTTGAAAATACAGGAACCCTTGATACACACTTGCAAGCGACTTATGCACACAACGTCAATTTAGAAGTGCCGATTGACGCTTACAAAGTCGGCTATATTGCGCTCAAATATACTGTTGCTCCAGGAAGAGATGTCTATGAAGATGCCCAGTACCGTTTGGATCAACTTTTTAATGGCGTCACAAATGAAGTTCAAACGTTTTCAGCTGCATCTAACGCAGGTTCCGATGATGTTGAAGTGTTAGTTGCATTAGTGGATGAAAGTGATTACGATCAAAACACTGGTGAGCTCTTCTTAGGAGATGGGGCGCAATCAGGAACGGATAATGAATTTTGGCAGCTTGACGAGGGACAGTACATTGACCTTAATTTTGGTGTAAAGCTTGATGCGAATGCCGGGAACGAGTACCAGGGCGCTGTATATCAAGCCGTTCTGGAAGTGTTAGCGAAACAAACAGATAATGGGTCTGAATATTAA
- a CDS encoding signal peptidase I, with the protein MAKKIWTSIRLVLMTIFSFLFFVVLLVFMQSNGEEGAGIELFGYTSFTVLSNSMEPTFHAGDVIIIEQNEDVRNGDVVTYMTPERRLFTHRIVGEAREDGKTFYTTKGDNNSIEDRLPIVDEQIVGVHRFTIPKIGLISESIQNNVDMRYVVFIPLVIFLIITIMEFTQKKHKKPEEEQLYEKEST; encoded by the coding sequence ATGGCGAAAAAAATCTGGACGAGTATCCGCTTAGTACTTATGACAATCTTTTCATTTCTGTTCTTCGTTGTGTTGCTCGTTTTTATGCAAAGTAATGGCGAAGAAGGCGCAGGAATCGAACTATTTGGCTACACTTCTTTCACCGTGCTGTCCAATAGTATGGAGCCAACGTTTCATGCCGGCGACGTAATTATTATCGAACAAAATGAAGACGTAAGAAATGGGGATGTCGTCACGTATATGACGCCAGAACGCCGTTTGTTTACACATAGAATTGTTGGTGAAGCAAGAGAAGACGGGAAAACCTTCTATACAACGAAGGGAGATAATAACTCTATTGAAGATCGACTCCCCATTGTTGATGAACAAATTGTAGGTGTTCACCGCTTCACGATACCGAAAATCGGGCTGATCTCCGAGTCAATTCAAAATAATGTTGATATGCGCTATGTTGTTTTTATTCCTTTAGTCATTTTTCTCATTATAACCATCATGGAATTTACGCAAAAAAAACATAAGAAACCTGAGGAGGAGCAACTTTATGAAAAAGAAAGCACTTAA
- a CDS encoding S8 family serine peptidase, whose product MKKTTQLNCTKTLSVVALSFCMVASSFTLPSLQVKAEEDLDGKLLLPDSIDLDSDEEVSIIVELEELSEQVALALAEEEGEALSEEEAQENVEQSQEAFAGILGDVFSEQEQEQIDYTVNFTYTTIFNGAALTLPANKVEELLQYEEIKAIYNDEEVELIHPVESKEYDEPVDATMVDSIPFLGVNDLHIDGLTGEGIKIGVLDTGVDYNHPDLKDVYKGGYDFIDDDDDPMEATYDDWLASDLPEFNGGRPYYTNHGTHVSGTTNGTGENDSEYAVTGVAPDADLYAYRVLGPYGSGATSGVIAGIERSVEDGMDVINLSLGSATNNPIAPTGIATNNAVLAGVTVVTSAGNSGRDGLYTIGAPGSAALPISVGASNVPIDVPEFTSEYNVADQTLAGDLRVISESFETPLEEFTGETFELVEAGLGRVQEFADVDVEGKVAIVARGDLAFVDKIANAKDAGAAGVIIYNNLPGAGHNPVYVGASRGYIPGFSLTYEQGRAIVDLLDEDATVTFGDMSAFTTIGDTLADFSSRGPVNYTAAIKPEVVAPGVDVLSTVPSYMAGPEFIGDYEFSYGRASGTSMSSPHVAGIAALMLQANEALTPAEVKTKLMNTSVPLTNDYNVFEVGAGRVDPQAAIDSTMMFQSTMDALHVEDSLLTIIPDRTGALSFGPVSTATGNIRELQSLRISNTGEEAKSFTVQTQFEAVNGTLPAGASGMTLQTNTSITVPAGETVTSNSFLVAPKIARQGLYGGYMVFTNKDDSSEVYRVPFGTYVSEQAIADLPIGQPVVASIPAS is encoded by the coding sequence TTGAAAAAAACGACACAATTAAACTGTACAAAGACATTGTCTGTTGTTGCACTGTCTTTTTGTATGGTTGCTAGTTCTTTTACTTTGCCGTCTTTGCAAGTAAAAGCTGAGGAAGATCTCGATGGTAAGCTTCTTTTACCTGATTCAATCGATCTTGATAGCGATGAAGAAGTTTCGATTATTGTCGAATTAGAAGAGTTGTCAGAACAAGTGGCGTTAGCGTTAGCTGAAGAGGAAGGCGAAGCGTTATCAGAAGAAGAGGCACAAGAGAACGTTGAGCAGTCACAAGAAGCATTTGCAGGGATTTTGGGCGATGTTTTTTCTGAACAAGAACAAGAGCAAATCGATTACACTGTAAATTTTACTTATACGACAATATTTAATGGTGCAGCGCTAACGTTACCAGCAAACAAAGTGGAAGAGTTGCTGCAATATGAAGAAATAAAAGCGATTTACAATGATGAAGAAGTAGAACTGATCCATCCAGTTGAATCAAAAGAATATGATGAGCCAGTCGACGCGACAATGGTAGATAGCATTCCTTTTTTAGGAGTAAATGATTTACATATTGACGGGTTAACAGGAGAAGGTATCAAGATCGGTGTACTTGATACAGGTGTTGACTACAATCATCCAGATTTGAAAGATGTCTACAAAGGTGGGTATGACTTTATCGATGATGATGACGACCCAATGGAAGCAACGTATGATGACTGGTTAGCATCAGACTTGCCTGAGTTTAATGGTGGTCGTCCTTATTACACGAATCATGGCACACACGTTAGCGGAACAACGAATGGGACCGGTGAGAACGATTCAGAATATGCAGTCACGGGAGTAGCACCTGATGCAGACCTTTATGCTTATCGCGTACTTGGACCTTATGGTTCTGGCGCAACGTCTGGGGTTATTGCTGGAATTGAGCGCTCTGTTGAAGATGGTATGGATGTCATTAATCTTTCGTTAGGAAGCGCAACGAATAATCCGATTGCGCCAACAGGAATCGCAACAAATAATGCGGTGCTAGCAGGCGTAACGGTGGTCACGTCAGCAGGGAATAGTGGAAGAGATGGATTATATACGATTGGAGCCCCTGGTTCTGCCGCTTTGCCTATTTCTGTAGGTGCGAGTAATGTGCCAATTGACGTGCCTGAATTTACAAGCGAATATAATGTAGCGGATCAAACGTTGGCTGGAGACTTGCGTGTGATTTCGGAATCATTCGAAACTCCTCTTGAAGAATTTACTGGAGAAACGTTCGAACTTGTTGAAGCTGGATTGGGACGCGTGCAAGAGTTTGCAGATGTTGATGTGGAAGGGAAAGTAGCAATCGTTGCTAGAGGAGACCTTGCATTTGTTGATAAAATTGCGAATGCGAAAGATGCTGGCGCCGCTGGTGTTATTATTTATAACAATCTTCCAGGTGCAGGCCATAATCCTGTTTACGTTGGGGCGAGCCGTGGCTATATTCCAGGTTTCTCACTCACGTATGAACAAGGTAGAGCGATTGTTGATTTACTTGACGAAGACGCTACGGTAACGTTTGGTGACATGAGTGCTTTCACGACGATTGGCGACACACTGGCTGATTTTAGTTCAAGAGGCCCTGTGAATTATACAGCCGCCATCAAACCAGAAGTGGTAGCGCCTGGTGTAGATGTATTGTCAACCGTTCCAAGCTACATGGCAGGACCTGAGTTTATTGGCGATTATGAATTTTCATACGGTAGAGCTTCAGGTACGTCGATGTCTTCCCCTCACGTAGCAGGGATTGCAGCGCTTATGCTTCAAGCAAATGAAGCGTTAACGCCAGCAGAAGTGAAAACCAAACTGATGAACACATCTGTACCATTGACGAATGATTACAATGTCTTTGAGGTAGGTGCTGGACGTGTAGATCCACAAGCAGCGATCGATTCAACAATGATGTTCCAATCAACGATGGACGCTTTACATGTGGAAGATAGCTTACTAACGATTATCCCTGACCGTACAGGCGCACTAAGCTTTGGGCCAGTGAGCACGGCAACAGGAAACATTCGTGAACTTCAAAGCCTTCGTATTTCAAATACAGGTGAAGAAGCAAAATCATTTACGGTTCAAACTCAATTTGAAGCAGTGAACGGAACGCTACCAGCAGGAGCAAGTGGGATGACGCTGCAGACAAATACGTCGATTACTGTTCCAGCAGGTGAAACCGTGACGAGCAATAGTTTCTTAGTGGCACCAAAAATTGCGAGACAAGGATTATATGGCGGCTATATGGTCTTCACAAATAAAGATGATTCATCTGAAGTGTACCGTGTCCCATTTGGAACGTATGTGTCTGAACAGGCAATTGCGGACCTGCCAATTGGTCAACCTGTCGTCGCGTCAATTCCAGCATCATAA
- a CDS encoding AbgT family transporter, with protein MLNGVEWLGNKLPHPVTLFAILAVLVIIASAIFSALDVTVDDPTQPGETLQVENLLSAEGIQYLFTSMVDNFINFAPLGVVLATMIGIGVAERSGLIGAALRGIVTSVPKRLVTAALIFAGVLSSMAVDAGYVILPPLGALIFLSLGRHPLAGIAAAFAGVSAGFGANIFVTSLDPLLGSLTMEAAATVDPEYASGLNYLMNYYIMVASVFLLTIVGTFVTEKIVEPRLGTFKGKAEAGEEITYLSKVEKKGLVYAALTIVGLIALALLLVVPEWGPLRGDGDSPILNSPFMDSLVAILLFIFLIPGIVYGIVTKEIRNDKDAAKQMSDTMASMGMFIVLAFTAGQFVAYFEETNIGLVLGAFGAELLESLQVGGIPLLLGFMLVCAVINLFVGSASAKWAIMAPVFVPLMMDFGFSPATTQAAYRIADSTTNIITPTMTYFAMVIAFAQKYDKKIGIGTLVSMMLPYTIFFSITWTLMFIIWILLGIDLGPGAPIYYEP; from the coding sequence ATGTTAAACGGTGTGGAATGGCTTGGTAATAAATTGCCTCACCCAGTTACGTTGTTTGCGATTTTAGCTGTTCTCGTTATTATTGCGTCAGCTATTTTTTCAGCATTAGATGTAACCGTTGATGATCCTACTCAGCCTGGAGAAACCTTACAAGTTGAAAACTTGTTAAGCGCTGAAGGAATTCAATACTTATTTACAAGCATGGTTGATAACTTTATTAACTTTGCTCCATTAGGCGTCGTGCTTGCAACAATGATTGGGATTGGTGTAGCAGAGCGAAGCGGATTAATTGGAGCGGCCCTTCGAGGGATCGTTACATCCGTGCCAAAGCGACTTGTAACAGCAGCCTTGATCTTTGCTGGTGTTCTATCTAGTATGGCCGTTGATGCAGGGTATGTGATTTTACCACCACTCGGAGCGTTAATTTTCTTATCACTCGGACGTCACCCGCTCGCTGGTATTGCCGCAGCATTTGCAGGGGTATCTGCTGGTTTCGGGGCGAATATATTTGTCACGTCACTCGACCCATTACTTGGCTCACTTACAATGGAAGCCGCAGCTACGGTTGACCCAGAGTACGCAAGTGGCTTAAATTATTTAATGAACTATTACATCATGGTCGCTTCTGTTTTCTTACTAACGATTGTCGGAACATTTGTTACAGAGAAGATCGTTGAGCCACGATTAGGAACGTTTAAAGGAAAAGCAGAAGCAGGCGAAGAAATTACGTACCTTTCTAAAGTGGAGAAAAAAGGATTGGTGTATGCCGCCTTAACAATTGTCGGACTAATTGCGCTAGCATTGCTACTCGTTGTTCCTGAATGGGGACCGTTACGTGGAGATGGCGATAGTCCAATACTAAATTCACCGTTTATGGACTCACTTGTTGCGATTCTTTTATTCATTTTCCTTATCCCAGGAATTGTTTATGGCATTGTCACAAAAGAAATTCGAAACGATAAAGATGCTGCTAAACAAATGTCCGACACAATGGCTTCAATGGGCATGTTCATCGTACTTGCCTTTACAGCAGGACAGTTTGTTGCTTATTTTGAAGAAACGAACATTGGGCTTGTCTTAGGTGCTTTTGGAGCAGAATTGCTCGAATCGTTACAAGTCGGTGGGATACCACTTCTTCTTGGCTTTATGCTTGTTTGCGCAGTCATTAACCTCTTTGTCGGTAGTGCTTCTGCAAAATGGGCGATTATGGCACCGGTATTCGTACCACTGATGATGGACTTCGGCTTCTCACCTGCTACCACACAGGCAGCATATCGAATTGCGGATTCAACAACGAATATCATTACACCGACGATGACTTATTTTGCCATGGTCATCGCATTCGCTCAAAAGTATGATAAGAAAATTGGAATTGGTACACTCGTTTCAATGATGCTCCCATACACAATCTTCTTCTCGATTACATGGACCCTCATGTTTATAATTTGGATTCTACTCGGGATTGATTTGGGGCCTGGTGCACCAATTTATTATGAACCTTAA